One genomic region from Ammospiza caudacuta isolate bAmmCau1 unplaced genomic scaffold, bAmmCau1.pri scaffold_39, whole genome shotgun sequence encodes:
- the LOC131571881 gene encoding olfactory receptor 14I1-like, protein MSNSSSIRHFLLLALADTQQLQLLHFCLLLGISLAALLGNGLIISTVACGHHLHTPMFFFLLNLALTDLGSICTTVPKAMHNSLWDTRTISYSGCAVQLFFCLFFISAELSLLTIMCYDRYVSICKPLHYVTLLGSRACAHMAAAAWASAFLYSLLHTANTFSLPLCHGNALGQFFCEIPQIPKLSCSKSYLREFGLLAVSGCLVFGCFVFIVFSYVQIFRAVLRIPSEQGRHKAFSTCLPHLAVVSLFLSTGTLTYLKPLSMSSPSLDLALSVLYSVVPPALNPLIYSLRNRELKAAVWRLMTGCFQKY, encoded by the coding sequence atgtccaacagcagctccatcaggcacttcctcctgctggcattggcagacacacagcagctgcagctccttcacttctgcctcttgctgggcatctccctggctgccctcctgggcaacggcctcatcatcagcactgtagcctgcggccaccacctgcacacgcccatgttcttcttcctgctcaacctggccctcactgacctgggctccatctgcaccactgtccccaaagccatgcacaattccctctgggacaccagaaccatctcctactcaggatgtgctgtacagctgtttttctgtctcttcttcatctcagcagagctttcccttctgaccatcatgtgctacgaccgctacgtgtccatctgcaaacccctgcactacgtgaccctcctgggcagcagagcttgtgcccacatggcagcagctgcctgggccagtgcctttctctattcactgctgcacacagccaatacattttccctgcccctgtgccatggcaatgccctgggccagttcttctgtgaaatcccacagatccccaagctctcctgctccaaatcctaCCTCAGGGAATTTGGTCTTCTTGCTGTTAGCGGTTGTTTGGtgtttggctgttttgtgttcattgttttctcctatgtgcagatcttcagggctgtgctgaggatcccctctgagcagggacggcacaaagccttttccacctgcctccctcacctggccgtggtctccctgttcctcagcactggTACATTAACTTACCTGAAGCCTctctccatgtcctccccatccctggatctggccctgtcagttctgtactcagtggtgcctccagccctgaatcccctcatctacagcctgaggaaccgggagctcaaggctgcagtgtggagactgatgactggatgctttcagaaatattaa